The following are encoded in a window of Chionomys nivalis chromosome X, mChiNiv1.1, whole genome shotgun sequence genomic DNA:
- the Rbm10 gene encoding RNA-binding protein 10 isoform X4, with protein sequence MHYSDPKPKINEDWLCNKCGVQNFKRREKCFKCGVPKSEAEQKLPLGTRLDQQALPLGGRELSQGLLPLPQPYQAQGVLTSQALSQGSEPSSENANDTIILRNLNPHSTMDSILGALAPYAVLSSSNVRVIKDKQTQLNRGFAFIQLSTIVEAAQLLQILQALHPPLTIDGKTINVEFAKGSKRDMASNEGSRINAASVASTAIAAAQWAISQASQGGESAWAAPEEPPVDYSYYQQDEGYASSQGTDSLYAHGYLKNTKGQGMTGTKGDPAGAGPEASLETGADSVSLQAFSRAQPGAAPGLYQQSAEGSSGQGTTSNSQSYTIMSPAVLKSELQSPTHPSSALPPATSPTAPESYSQYPVPDVSTYQYDETSGYYYDPQTGLYYDPNSQYYYNAQSQQYLYWDGERRTYIPALEQSADGHKETGASSKEGKEKKEKHKTKTAQQIAKDMERWARSLNKQKENFKNSFQPISALRDDERRESATADAGYAILEKKGALAERQHTSMDLPKLASDDRPSPPRGLVAAYSGESDSEEEQERGGPEREEKLTDWQKLACLLCRRQFPSKEALIRHQQLSGLHKQNLEIHRRAHLSENELEALEKNDMEQMKYRDRAAERREKYGIPEPPEPKRRKYGGISTASVDFEQPTRDGLGSDNIGSRMLQAMGWKEGSGLGRKKQGIVTPIEAQTRVRGSGLGARGSSYGVTSTESYKETLHKTMVTRFNEAQ encoded by the exons TGTGGTGTCCAGAACTTCAAACGCCGTGAGAAGTGCTTCAAATGTGGTGTGCCCAAATCAG AGGCAGAGCAGAAGCTGCCCCTTGGCACCCGGTTGGATCAGCAGGCACTGCCGCTGGGTGGGCGGGAGCTAAGCCAGGGCCTACTCCCACTGCCGCAGCCCTACCAGGCCCAGGGAGTACTGACTTCCCAAGCCCTGTCCCAGGGCTCCGAGCCAAGCTCCGAGAACGCCAATGACA CCATTATTTTGCGCAACCTGAACCCACACAGCACCATGGACTCCATCCTGGGTGCCCTAGCACCGTATGCAGTGCTGTCATCCTCCAATGTGCGTGTAATAAAGGACAAGCAGACCCAGCTGAACCGAGGCTTCGCCTTCATCCAGCTCTCCACCATCGTG GAGGCAGCCCAGCTGCTGCAGATCCTGCAGGCCCTGCACCCTCCGCTCACCATCGATGGCAAGACCATCAACGTAGAGTTTGCCAAGGGTTCTAAGAG GGATATGGCCTCCAATGAAGGCAGTCGCATCAATGCTGCCTCTGTGGCCAGTACTGCCATTGCTGCTGCCCAGTGGGCAATCTCACAG GCTTCCCAGGGTGGAGAAAGTGCCTGGGCTGCCCCCGAGGAGCCACCAGTTGACTACAGCTACTATCAACAGGATGAGGGCTATGCCAGCAGCCAGGGCACAGATTCCCTCTATGCCCATGGCTACCTTAAGAACACCAAGGGCCAAGGCATGACTGGGACCAAAGGGGACCCAGCTGGAGCAG GTCCTGAGGCCTCCCTTGAGACTGGGGCAGACTCTGTCTCACTGCAGGCTTTCTCCCGAGCCCAGCCTGGTGCTGCCCCTGGGCTCTATCAGCAGTCAGCTGAGGGAAGCAGTGGCCAGGGCACAACTTCCAACAGCCAG TCATATACCATCATGTCACCTGCTGTGCTCAAGTCTGAGCTCCAGAGCCCTACTCATCCCAGCTCTGCCTTACCACCAGCCACCAGTCCCACTGCCCCAGAATCCTACAGCCAGTACC CTGTTCCTGATGTCTCTACTTACCAATATGATGAGACATCTGGCTACTACTATGACCCCCAGACTGGACTATACTATGACCCCAACTCTCAG TATTACTACAATGCTCAGAGCCAACAGTACCTATACTGGGATGGGGAGCGGCGAACCTATATACCTGCCTTGGAGCAGTCTGCTGATGGACATAAGGAGACGGGGGCATCAtcaaaggagggaaaagagaagaaagagaagcataAGACGAAGACAGCCCAACAG aTTGCCAAGGACATGGAGCGGTGGGCCCGCAGTCtcaacaagcaaaaagaaaacttcaaaaacAGCTTCCAGCCTATTAGTGCCCTACGAGATGATGAAAGGCGGGAATCGGCCACTGCAGATGCAGGCTATGCCATCCTTGAGAAGAAG GGAGCGCTAGCTGAAAGACAGCACACCAGCATGGATCTCCCAAAGTTGGCCAGTGATGACCGCCCA AGCCCACCTCGAGGACTGGTGGCAGCCTACAGCGGGGAGAGTGACAGTGAGGAGGAGCAGGAGCGAGGGGGTCCTGAGCGGGAAGAAAAGCTCACAGATTGGCAGAAGTTAGCTTGCCTGCTCTGCCGCCGCCAGTTTCCCAGCAAGGAGGCACTTATCCGGCACCAGCAGCTCTCTGGGCTCCACAAG CAAAACCTTGAGATACACCGGAGAGCCCACTTGTCAGAAAACGAATTGGAAGCACTAGAAAAGAATGACATGGAG CAAATGAAGTACCGAGACCGTGCAGCTGAGCGCAGAGAGAAGTATGGTATCCCCGAGCCACCAGAACCCAAAAGAAGGAAATATGGTGGCATATCTACAGCCTCTGT TGACTTTGAACAGCCCACTCGGGATGGATTAGGCAGTGACAACATTGGCAGTCGTATGCTCCAGGCCATGGGCTGGAAAGAAGGCAGTGGTCTAGGTCGCAAGAAACAGGGCATTGTGACGCCCATTGAG GCCCAAACACGGGTTCGAGGTTCTGGCCTGGGGGCCCGGGGCAGTTCCTATGGGGTCACCTCAACAGAATCCTACAAGGAGACACTGCACAAGACAATGGTGACCCGCTTCAATGAGGCCCAGTGA
- the Uba1 gene encoding ubiquitin-like modifier-activating enzyme 1 — translation MSSSPLSKKRRVSGPDPKPGSNCSPAQSVLSEVPSVPTNGMAKNGSEADIDEGLYSRQLYVLGHEAMKRLQTSSVLVSGLRGLGVEIAKNIILGGVKAVTLHDQGTTQWADLSSQFYLREEDIGKNRAEVSQPRLAELNSYVPVTAYTGPLVEDFLSGFQVVVLTNSPLEDQLRVGEFCHSHGIKLVVADTRGLFGQLFCDFGEEMVLTDPNGEQPLSAMVSMVTKDNPGVVTCLDEARHGFESGDFVSFSEVQGMIQLNGCQPIEIKVLGPYTFSICDTSNFSDYIRGGIVSQVKVPKKISFKSLPASLAEPDFVMTDFAKFSRPAQLHIGFQALHQFCAQHNRPPRPRNEEDATELVALAQAVNARSPPAVQQDNLDKDLIRKLAYVAAGDLAPVNAFIGGLAAQEVMKACSGKFMPIMQWLYFDALECLPEDKEALTEDKCLPRQNRYDGQVAVFGSDLQEKLGKQKYFLVGAGAIGCELLKNFAMIGLGCGEGGEVIVTDMDTIEKSNLNRQFLFRPWDVTKLKSDTAAAAVRQMNPYIQVTSHQNRVGPDTERIYDDDFFQKLDGVANALDNVDARMYMDRRCVYYRKPLLESGTLGTKGNVQVVIPFLTESYSSSQDPPEKSIPICTLKNFPNAIEHTLQWARDEFEGLFKQPAENVNQYLTDPKFVERTLRLAGTQPLEVLEAVQRSLVLQRPQTWGDCVTWACHHWHTQYCNNIRQLLHNFPPDQLTSSGAPFWSGPKRCPHPLTFDVNNTLHLDYVMAAANLFAQTYGLTGSQDRAAVASLLQSVQVPEFTPKSGVKIHVSDQELQSANASVDDSRLEELKATLPSPDKLPGFKMYPIDFEKDDDSNFHMDFIVAASNLRAENYDISPADRHKSKLIAGKIIPAIATTTAAVVGLVCLELYKVVQGHQQLDSYKNGFLNLALPFFGFSEPLAAPRHQYYNQEWTLWDRFEVQGLQPNGEEMTLKQFLDYFKTEHKLEITMLSQGVSMLYSFFMPAAKLKERLDQPMTEIVSRVSKRKLGRHVRALVLELCCNDESGEDIEVPYVRYAIR, via the exons ATGTCCAGCTCGCCGCTGTCCAAGAAACGTCGCGTGTCCGGGCCTGATCCAAAGCCGGGTTCTAACTGCTCCCCTGCCCAGTCCGTGCTGTCCGAAGTGCCCTCAGTGCCAACCAAC GGAATGGCGAAGAACGGCAGTGAAGCAGACATAGACGAGGGCCTTTACTCCCGGCAGCT GTATGTTTTGGGCCATGAGGCAATGAAAAGGCTCCAGACATCCAGCGTGCTTGTCTCAGGCTTGCGGGGCTTGGGTGTGGAAATTGCTAAGAACATCATCCTTGGTGGGGTCAAGGCTGTTACCCTACATGACCAAGGCACTACCCAGTGGGCTGATCTCTCCTCCCAG TTTTACCTTCGAGAGGAAGACATTGGTAAAAATCGGGCTGAGGTATCTCAGCCCCGACTTGCTGAACTCAACAGCTATGTGCCTGTCACTGCCTACACTGGGCCTCTGGTTGAGGATTTCCTTAGTGGCTTCCAG GTGGTGGTCCTTACCAACAGCCCCCTGGAAGACCAACTACGAGTGGGTGAGTTCTGTCATAGCCATGGCATCAAGCTAGTGGTGGCAGATACACGAGGCTTATTTGG GCAacttttctgtgactttggagaGGAAATGGTCCTCACAGATCCCAATGGGGAGCAGCCACTCAGTGCTATGGTTTCAATGGTGACCAAG GACAATCCCGGTGTGGTTACCTGCCTTGACGAGGCCCGACATGGATTTGAGAGTGGTGATTTTGTCTCATTCTCAGAAGTCCAGGGCATGATCCAACTCAATGGCTGTCAGCCCATAGAGATCAAAGTACTGG GTCCTTATACCTTTAGTATATGTGACACCTCCAACTTCTCTGACTACATCCGTGGAGGTATCGTCAGTCAGGTCAAAGTACCTAAAAAGATTAGCTTT AAATCCTTGCCAGCATCACTGGCAGAGCCTGACTTTGTAATGACTGACTTTGCCAAGTTTTCTCGCCCTGCCCAACTGCACATTGGCTTCCAAGCTCTGCACCAATTCTGTGCTCAGCACAACCGACCACCTCGACCACGAAATGAG GAGGATGCAACAGAACTGGTGGCCCTAGCTCAGGCTGTGAATGCTCGGTCCCCACCTGCAGTACAACAGGACAACTTGGATAAAGACCTTATACGGAAGCTAGCTTATGTTGCTGCTGGGGACCTGGCACCCGTAAATGCTTTCATTGGGGGCCTCGCTGCCCAGGAAGTTATGAAG GCCTGCTCTGGGAAGTTTATGCCCATCATGCAGTGGTTATACTTTGATGCTCTTGAATGTCTCCCAGAAGACAAAGAGGCTCTTACAGAGGATAAGTGCCTCCCG CGTCAAAACCGTTATGATGGGCAAGTAGCTGTATTTGGCTCAGACCTTCAAGAGAAGCTGGGCAAGCAAAAGTACTTCCTG GTGGGTGCAGGGGCCATTGGCTGTGAATTGCTCAAAAACTTTGCCATGATTGGGCTAGGCTGTGGAGAGGGTGGAGAAGTCATTGTCACAGACATGGACACCATTGAGAAATCAAATCTGAATCGACAGTTTCTTTTCCGGCCCTGGGATGTCACG AAGTTAAAGTCTGACACGGCCGCTGCAGCCGTACGCCAGATGAATCCTTACATCCAGGTGACAAGCCACCAGAACCGTGTAGGTCCTGACACAGAGCGCATCTACGATGATGATTTTTTCCAAAAATTGGATGGTGTGGCCAATGCCCTGGACAATGTAGATGCCC GGATGTACATGGATCGCCGCTGTGTGTACTATCGGAAACCACTACTGGAGTCTGGCACACTGGGCACGAAGGGCAACGTACAGGTGGTGATCCCCTTCCTGACAGAATCCTACAGCTCTAGCCAGGACCCGCCAGAGAAATCCATTCCCATCTGCACTCTGAAAAACTTTCCCAATGCCATTGAACACACTCTACAG TGGGCCCGGGATGAATTTGAAGGCCTTTTCAAGCAGCCAGCAGAAAATGTTAATCAGTACCTCAC AGACCCCAAGTTTGTGGAACGGACCTTGCGGCTGGCAGGTACCCAGCCATTGGAGGTGCTGGAGGCTGTGCAGCGCAGCCTGGTGCTGCAGCGACCACAGACTTGGGGTGATTGCGTGACCTGGGCCTGCCACCACTGGCACACCCAGTACTGTAACAACATCCGACAACTGCTGCACAACTTTCCTCCTGACCAG CTTACCAGCTCAGGGGCCCCATTTTGGTCTGGACCCAAACGTTGTCCACATCCACTTACTTTTGATGTTAATAAT ACACTGCATCTGGATTATGTGATGGCTGCTGCCAACCTTTTTGCCCAGACCTATGGGTTGACTGGCTCTCAAGATCGAGCTGCTGTGGCTTCACTCCTGCAGTCAGTACAAGTTCCAGAATTCACCCCCAAGTCTGGTGTCAAGATCCATGTTTCTGACCAGGAGTTACAGAGCGCCAATGCCTCTGTTG ATGACAGCCGTCTTGAAGAGCTCAAAGCCACATTGCCCAGCCCAGACAAGTTACCGGGATTTAAGATGTACCCCATTGACTTTGAGAAG GATGATGACAGCAACTTCCACATGGATTTCATTGTGGCTGCATCCAATCTTCGGGCTGAAAACTATGATATTTCCCCTGCAGACCGGCACAAG AGCAAGCTGATTGCAGGGAAGATTATCCCAGCCATTGCCACCACTACAGCTGCTGTAGTTGGCCTTGTGTGTCTGGAGCTGTACAAGGTGGTTCAGGGGCACCAACAGCTTGATTCCTACAAAAATGGTTTCCTGAACTTGGCCCTACCCTTCTTTGGGTTTTCGGAACCTCTTGCTGCACCTCGTCACCAG TACTATAATCAAGAATGGACATTGTGGGATCGCTTTGAAGTACAAGGGCTGCAGCCTAATGGTGAGGAGATGACCCTGAAACAGTTCCTCGATTACTTTAAG ACAGAGCACAAATTAGAAATCACCATGCTGTCCCAGGGTGTGTCCATGCTCTATTCTTTCTTCATGCCAGCTGCTAAGCTCAAGGAACGGTTGGATCAGCC GATGACAGAAATTGTGAGCCGTGTGTCAAAGAGAAAGCTGGGCCGCCACGTGCGGGCACTGGTGCTTGAGTTGTGCTGCAACGACGAAAGTGGCGAGGACATCGAGGTTCCCTATGTACGATACGCCATTCGCTGA